One Miscanthus floridulus cultivar M001 chromosome 11, ASM1932011v1, whole genome shotgun sequence DNA window includes the following coding sequences:
- the LOC136493669 gene encoding uncharacterized protein → MAGAAAGAEAVERAHGLYRGGRHREALELYSAALAAARGPAQRIALHSNRAACYLKLHDFHKAAQECTSVLELDTEHAGALMLRAQTLVTLKDYQSALFDVNRLIEINPSYEVYQNLQARLKTQLSLAPIPECEEESLCLEEEKEELPPKGQKTQTSIAKPDEPATELAVKNKPSTGPILYRKPTTESQKAEVPSALPSKPQGWEAIPKPKGHSGLDYSKWDKVEDDSSEDDDDEEEDELPQYKFKVRTVGVRSVK, encoded by the exons ATGGCGGGGGCTGCCGCGGGCGCGGAGGCGGTGGAGAGGGCGCACGGGCTCTACCGGGGCGGCCGCCACCGGGAGGCGCTGGAGCTCTACTCCGCCgcgctggcggcggcgcggggccCCGCGCAGCGCATCGCGCTCCACAGCAACCGCGCCGCCTGCTACCTCAAGCTCCACGACTTCCACAAG GCAGCACAAGAGTGTACATCTGTCCTTGAGTTGGATACGGAGCATGCCGGAGCTCTGATGTTACGTGCACAGACTCTCGTTACTCTGAAAGATTATCAGTCAGCTCTATTTGATGTCAACAGGCTCATCGAGATAAATCCGTCGTATGAAGTATACCAGAACCTGCAGGCACGATTGAAGACACAGCTA TCACTAGCCCCAATTCCTGAGTGTGAAGAGGAGTCTCTTTGTCTtgaagaagaaaaggaagaactTCCTCCAAAAGGTCAGAAGACTCAGACTTCTATCGCTAAGCCTGATGAACCTGCAACTGAACTGGCTGTCAAGAACAAACCTTCAACTGGACCGATTCTCTATAGAAAACCTACAACTGAATCTCAAAAGGCTGAGGTTCCATCCGCTCTGCCTTCAAAACCCCAGGGATGGGAGGCCATCCCAAAACCAAAGGGCCACTCAGGCCTTGATTACTCAAAATGGGACAAAGTTGAAGACGATTCAAGCGAAGATgacgacgatgaagaagaagatgagctgcCACAGTACAAGTTTAAAGTCAGAACTGTTGGTGTGCGGTCTGTAAAGTGA